From a region of the Streptomyces tirandamycinicus genome:
- a CDS encoding MmpS family transport accessory protein gives MLRTVRAAVGALAVAGLALGLTACTEAADKAVDQVDKAVTDTYEVTYEVTGKGVDSIDFHAGGGTALEPQIETVQKPTLPWKKTVTLKGIMPPAVMPTAVDVTEAELTCSITYKGKVIKESKDAGLVAAGGCVAVSPLAG, from the coding sequence ATGCTCCGAACCGTCCGTGCCGCCGTCGGCGCACTCGCCGTCGCCGGCCTCGCACTCGGCCTCACCGCCTGCACCGAGGCCGCGGACAAGGCCGTCGACCAGGTCGACAAGGCCGTCACCGACACATACGAGGTGACCTACGAGGTCACGGGCAAGGGCGTCGACTCGATCGACTTCCACGCCGGCGGCGGCACGGCGCTGGAACCGCAGATCGAGACGGTGCAGAAGCCCACGCTCCCGTGGAAGAAGACGGTGACGCTGAAGGGCATCATGCCGCCCGCCGTCATGCCCACCGCGGTGGACGTCACCGAGGCCGAACTGACCTGCTCGATCACCTACAAGGGCAAGGTCATCAAGGAGTCGAAGGACGCGGGACTGGTGGCGGCGGGCGGCTGCGTCGCCGTCTCGCCACTGGCCGGGTAA
- a CDS encoding MFS transporter → MLELGLVGMGAFSLLVLLVPGYPGLVLSRALMGCAAAFVLPATLALIPSMFPPHEQARAFGAWMGTTWIGQAAGPAVGGVLTPLLGWRSVIWIAVPLGLAALWLVRRSVLVESRDPDASRHVDVPGLLTSGAAFFSLIYGCTLGQERGFVDPLTLGLLGAAVLLGTAFVLLQRRAAQPLLDLVLFSYPSFRGALLANTVMNAVFTGVVFLLAVYFQDVQGFSVFTTGLLLLPASVTILALIPVGGRFESRRGPRLPVMAGLVFLGVGALVMGALGRGAGYPVVVTGLVVAGVGLGLMSIPMSRALVAGPPLRLAGTASGVFKESSMLGGAFGVAVFSAAQRYFEDDVAVDVARAEGLSQDDAGTLAIAVTDSTLTERLLSGVAPATKEVIKAVLRDVQETGTGQAVWLAGLVAVASALALPLLWRPYRARGAR, encoded by the coding sequence ATGCTGGAACTCGGTCTCGTCGGGATGGGCGCCTTCTCGCTGCTCGTGCTGCTCGTGCCGGGGTATCCGGGCCTGGTCCTGAGCCGCGCGCTGATGGGTTGCGCCGCCGCCTTCGTACTCCCCGCCACGCTCGCCCTGATCCCCTCGATGTTCCCGCCGCACGAGCAGGCGCGGGCGTTCGGCGCCTGGATGGGCACCACCTGGATCGGTCAGGCGGCGGGCCCGGCGGTGGGCGGGGTGCTCACTCCCCTCCTCGGCTGGCGCTCCGTCATCTGGATTGCGGTGCCCCTGGGGCTGGCGGCGCTGTGGCTGGTGCGCAGGAGTGTGCTCGTCGAGTCACGTGATCCCGACGCTTCCCGGCACGTGGACGTGCCCGGGCTGCTGACGAGTGGAGCGGCCTTCTTCTCCCTGATCTACGGCTGCACGCTGGGGCAGGAGCGCGGGTTCGTCGATCCGCTGACGCTGGGGCTGCTGGGCGCCGCGGTGCTCCTCGGTACGGCCTTCGTGCTCCTGCAGCGGCGGGCGGCCCAACCGCTGCTCGATCTCGTGCTGTTCTCCTATCCGTCCTTCCGGGGGGCGCTCCTGGCCAACACCGTGATGAACGCCGTGTTCACGGGTGTCGTGTTCCTGCTGGCCGTCTACTTCCAGGACGTGCAGGGGTTCTCCGTGTTCACCACCGGGCTCCTCCTGCTGCCGGCCAGCGTGACCATCCTGGCCCTGATCCCGGTCGGCGGGCGGTTCGAGTCCCGCCGGGGCCCCCGGCTGCCGGTGATGGCCGGCCTGGTGTTCCTGGGGGTCGGGGCGCTGGTCATGGGGGCGCTCGGGCGCGGCGCCGGGTATCCCGTCGTCGTCACGGGCCTGGTGGTGGCGGGTGTCGGGCTCGGTCTGATGTCCATTCCGATGTCGCGTGCGCTGGTCGCGGGACCGCCGCTCAGGCTCGCCGGCACCGCGTCGGGGGTGTTCAAGGAGTCCAGCATGCTCGGCGGCGCCTTCGGTGTGGCCGTCTTCTCCGCCGCTCAGCGCTACTTCGAGGACGACGTCGCGGTGGACGTCGCCCGGGCGGAAGGGCTGTCACAGGACGACGCCGGCACTCTGGCGATCGCGGTGACCGATTCCACCCTGACCGAGCGGCTGCTGTCGGGGGTCGCGCCCGCGACCAAGGAGGTCATCAAGGCGGTCCTGCGCGACGTGCAGGAAACCGGGACCGGGCAGGCGGTCTGGCTGGCGGGGCTGGTGGCCGTGGCGTCCGCTCTGGCCCTCCCGCTGCTCTGGCGCCCGTACCGCGCACGCGGGGCGCGGTGA
- a CDS encoding phytanoyl-CoA dioxygenase family protein: MGRRPPPGGDDTRVTAVMPPGSCLFYVGTLWHGGGANRSGGNRLAVTAQYIQPWLRQQEAFTLSVTRDTARTVSEDIRRMIGYSVHPPFVGMVDGMHPRRLLEARPAASRPAGG, encoded by the coding sequence GTGGGGCGACGACCGCCGCCCGGCGGCGACGACACCCGTGTGACGGCCGTGATGCCTCCCGGCTCCTGCCTGTTCTACGTCGGCACCCTGTGGCACGGCGGCGGCGCCAACCGATCGGGTGGCAACCGCCTCGCCGTGACCGCCCAGTACATTCAGCCCTGGCTGCGGCAGCAGGAGGCCTTCACCCTCTCCGTCACCCGCGACACCGCCAGAACGGTGTCCGAGGACATCCGGCGCATGATCGGCTACAGCGTCCATCCCCCGTTCGTCGGCATGGTCGACGGGATGCACCCCCGGCGCCTGCTGGAGGCACGGCCCGCCGCCTCCCGGCCCGCGGGCGGGTGA
- a CDS encoding phytanoyl-CoA dioxygenase family protein, with protein MDINHGEHAQPLHTDDAFYRSPRPRPPLGAATMWAVDPFTRDNGATVLLPGSHPWGDDRRPAATTPV; from the coding sequence ATCGACATCAACCACGGTGAACACGCCCAGCCGCTGCACACCGACGACGCGTTCTACCGTTCGCCGCGCCCCAGACCGCCACTCGGGGCCGCGACGATGTGGGCCGTCGACCCCTTCACCCGGGACAACGGTGCGACCGTCCTGCTGCCGGGCAGTCACCCGTGGGGCGACGACCGCCGCCCGGCGGCGACGACACCCGTGTGA
- a CDS encoding TetR/AcrR family transcriptional regulator — protein sequence MTTPTPRGAASRALLLRAAAEELTGSGRVEVAAVARRAGVSVGLPYRYFGSRTGLLIAVVESFYERLAAACVLREYDDPAWAERESRRVRDWVGFLYAEPLAPMILGGLVGEGEVAAFRTRRLAGIVELGARNIAGAQRTGEVPAGGDAELLAAATLAGASAMVAVALARTPRPPAEEVAAQVWAFIRGAMNLPGAASGEDAHRAPDS from the coding sequence GTGACCACGCCCACGCCTCGCGGTGCCGCCTCGCGGGCCCTGCTGCTGCGCGCCGCGGCCGAGGAGCTGACCGGGAGCGGGAGGGTCGAGGTCGCAGCCGTCGCCCGCCGGGCCGGAGTCAGCGTAGGCCTGCCCTACCGCTACTTCGGCAGCCGGACCGGCCTGCTCATCGCCGTGGTCGAGTCCTTCTACGAACGGCTCGCGGCGGCCTGCGTGCTGCGTGAGTACGACGATCCGGCCTGGGCCGAGCGGGAGTCGCGCAGGGTGCGCGACTGGGTCGGGTTCCTCTACGCCGAGCCGCTGGCCCCGATGATCCTCGGCGGCCTGGTCGGCGAGGGCGAGGTGGCCGCCTTCCGCACGCGCCGGCTCGCCGGCATCGTCGAACTCGGGGCGCGCAACATCGCCGGTGCCCAGCGCACGGGCGAGGTCCCGGCCGGTGGCGACGCCGAGTTGCTGGCCGCCGCCACCCTCGCGGGAGCGTCCGCCATGGTCGCGGTGGCCCTCGCCCGCACACCGCGCCCGCCCGCGGAGGAGGTGGCCGCCCAGGTGTGGGCGTTCATCCGTGGCGCGATGAACCTGCCCGGCGCCGCCTCCGGAGAGGACGCACACCGTGCCCCCGATTCCTGA